The Thermoleophilum album genome includes a window with the following:
- the rpsI gene encoding 30S ribosomal protein S9, giving the protein MLERVREQTGETEIEAEAEAEVEELEAEPESVEETASERRERVFDLARGARYQATGKRKTAVARVLVRPGSGRWYLNGRRLEDYLPRVKLQKVVRQPLQVLGLEGRVDVVVKVRGGGVSAQAGAIRHGLARALAGADPALRPELKRRGFLTRDAREVERKKAGLKKARKRPQFSKR; this is encoded by the coding sequence ATCCTCGAGCGCGTACGGGAGCAGACAGGAGAGACCGAGATCGAGGCTGAAGCGGAGGCCGAGGTCGAGGAGCTCGAGGCTGAGCCGGAAAGCGTCGAAGAGACGGCGTCAGAGCGCCGCGAACGAGTTTTCGACCTGGCGCGTGGCGCCCGCTACCAAGCGACCGGTAAGCGCAAGACGGCGGTGGCACGCGTCCTCGTTAGACCCGGTTCAGGGCGGTGGTACCTGAACGGTCGCCGGCTCGAGGATTACCTGCCGCGAGTCAAGCTCCAGAAGGTCGTGCGCCAGCCGCTCCAGGTGCTTGGTCTCGAGGGACGGGTCGACGTCGTCGTCAAGGTCAGAGGCGGCGGCGTGTCCGCTCAGGCGGGGGCGATTCGCCACGGTCTCGCGCGGGCGCTGGCGGGCGCTGACCCTGCGCTTCGACCGGAGCTCAAGCGCCGAGGCTTCTTGACGCGCGACGCCCGCGAGGTCGAACGCAAGAAGGCGGGCCTCAAGAAGGCGCGCAAGCGTCCGCAGTTCTCGAAGCGCTGA
- a CDS encoding GlsB/YeaQ/YmgE family stress response membrane protein: protein MGIISWIVWGLIVGAVARAVLPGRQPIGLLWTIALGVLGSLIGGFVATGLLGIGDADEFDFGSFLIAVIASVLLLMAAERLQLGSRA, encoded by the coding sequence GTGGGAATCATCAGCTGGATCGTGTGGGGCCTGATCGTGGGCGCAGTTGCTCGTGCGGTGCTCCCGGGCCGCCAACCGATCGGCCTGCTCTGGACAATCGCGCTCGGTGTTCTCGGGTCCTTGATAGGTGGCTTCGTCGCCACCGGGCTGCTCGGTATCGGAGACGCCGACGAGTTCGACTTCGGCAGCTTCCTCATCGCGGTGATCGCCTCGGTGCTACTGCTGATGGCCGCCGAGCGGCTCCAGCTCGGCTCGCGCGCTTAA
- the rplM gene encoding 50S ribosomal protein L13 — protein MMRTYMANKQTRERRWYVIDASGKTLGRLATQIADILRGKRKPEYTPHVDVGDFVIVVNAEKVAVTGRKREQKIYYRHSGYPGGLRQRTLAEQLEQQPEEVIRLAVRGMLPRNRLARQQLRKLKIYRGPEHPHEAQRPEPLEVEA, from the coding sequence ATCATGCGGACTTACATGGCCAACAAGCAGACGCGCGAGCGGCGCTGGTACGTGATCGACGCCAGCGGCAAGACACTCGGCCGCCTCGCGACCCAGATCGCCGACATCCTGCGGGGTAAGCGCAAGCCCGAGTACACCCCGCACGTCGACGTCGGCGACTTCGTGATCGTCGTCAACGCCGAGAAGGTCGCGGTCACCGGGCGCAAGCGCGAGCAGAAGATCTACTACCGCCACTCCGGTTACCCGGGCGGTCTGCGCCAGCGCACGCTCGCCGAGCAGCTCGAGCAGCAGCCCGAGGAAGTCATCCGCCTGGCAGTGCGGGGGATGTTGCCGCGCAATCGGCTGGCCCGGCAGCAGCTTCGCAAGCTCAAGATTTACCGCGGTCCGGAACACCCGCACGAGGCGCAGCGTCCGGAGCCCTTGGAGGTCGAAGCATGA
- a CDS encoding GuaB3 family IMP dehydrogenase-related protein yields MEVEIGRGKKGRRAYGFDDIAIVPSRRTRDPDDVDITWKLGDYRFELPLLASAMDGVVSPHTAGIIGRLGGLAVLNLEGIWTRYEDADAQLERIASFPNEIATREMQRIYSEPIKEELVAQRIREIKEQGVVAAAALTPQRVRKYYEIALEAGLDILVIQGTVISAEHVSRSSEPLNLKEFIREVPVPVIVGGCASYSTALHLMRTGAVAVLVGVGPGAACTTRGVLGIGVPQATAIADVAAARSQHMLETGEYVNVIADGGMRTGGDIAKAIACGADAVMIGSPLARAYEAPGRGYHWGMATFHPTLPRGARVRVEQNGTLEQILLGPAHENDGTFNLMGSLKTSMATCGYSDLLDFQRAEVMVAPALQTEGKLLQRTQGIGMGARSAAAPAPPPSGDGVSSRPDDPATPSADPALVGD; encoded by the coding sequence ATGGAAGTAGAGATCGGCAGAGGCAAAAAGGGACGCCGGGCTTACGGCTTCGACGACATCGCGATCGTTCCTTCACGGCGCACGCGCGACCCCGACGACGTCGATATCACCTGGAAGCTCGGTGACTATCGCTTCGAGCTGCCGCTCCTCGCCTCCGCGATGGACGGCGTCGTCTCGCCCCATACAGCGGGGATCATCGGGCGGCTCGGCGGTCTGGCGGTGCTCAACCTGGAGGGCATCTGGACCAGGTACGAGGACGCCGACGCGCAGCTCGAGCGGATTGCGAGCTTCCCGAACGAGATCGCGACGCGCGAGATGCAGCGCATCTACTCCGAGCCGATCAAAGAGGAGCTGGTCGCGCAGCGAATCCGAGAGATCAAGGAGCAGGGAGTTGTCGCTGCCGCCGCGTTGACGCCCCAGCGGGTGCGCAAGTACTACGAGATCGCGCTCGAAGCAGGGCTCGACATCCTTGTCATCCAGGGCACCGTGATCTCCGCCGAGCACGTCTCGCGGTCGAGCGAGCCGCTCAACCTCAAGGAGTTCATCCGCGAGGTGCCGGTGCCGGTAATCGTCGGCGGCTGCGCGTCCTACTCGACCGCGCTGCACCTAATGCGCACCGGGGCGGTGGCGGTGCTGGTGGGGGTCGGTCCGGGTGCGGCCTGTACGACTCGCGGTGTGCTCGGCATCGGTGTGCCGCAGGCGACGGCGATCGCCGACGTCGCGGCGGCGCGCTCGCAGCACATGCTCGAGACCGGCGAGTACGTCAACGTGATCGCCGACGGCGGCATGCGCACCGGTGGCGACATCGCCAAGGCGATCGCCTGCGGTGCCGACGCCGTGATGATCGGGTCGCCACTGGCACGCGCCTACGAGGCGCCCGGCCGCGGCTACCACTGGGGGATGGCGACCTTCCACCCAACGCTGCCGCGCGGTGCGCGGGTGCGGGTCGAACAGAACGGAACGCTCGAACAGATCTTGCTCGGCCCAGCGCATGAAAACGACGGCACCTTCAACCTGATGGGCAGCCTCAAGACGTCGATGGCGACCTGCGGTTACTCCGATCTCCTCGACTTCCAGCGCGCCGAGGTGATGGTCGCGCCCGCACTGCAGACGGAGGGCAAGCTGCTGCAGCGCACTCAGGGGATTGGGATGGGCGCCCGCAGCGCTGCCGCACCGGCGCCCCCGCCGAGCGGCGACGGCGTGTCGTCGCGGCCCGACGATCCCGCCACGCCGAGCGCAGATCCCGCCCTCGTCGGCGACTGA
- the guaA gene encoding glutamine-hydrolyzing GMP synthase, translating into MAAPPAEASPGELVVVLDFGGQYSQLIARRVRELGVFCELLPFDTPIEEVLARRPLGLILSGGPASVYEPGAPPLPDGLLSSGLPVLGICYGMQAMARALGGRVEPAPVGEFGRTPLEVRESGELLAGLPTVQTCWMSHRDAVFEPPPGFRALAASPASPVAAFESTQRRLYGIQFHPEVTHTPHGRDVLERFLRRICGARSNWTPGSLVAKQIERIRERVGNERVICALSGGVDSSVAALIVHRAVGDALTCVFVDHGLLRKNEREQVVAAFRDRFQVPLVAVDARARFLARLRGVVDPERKRKIIGEEFIRVFEEQARELGEPRFLVQGTLYSDVIESGGAKGAATIKSHHNVGGLPEDLHFELIEPLRDLFKDEVRQVGLELGLPERLVWRQPFPGPGLAIRIVGGEVTEERLEVLREADAILQDEIRAAGLYRELWQSFCVLPADLRTVGVQGDGRTYGYVIVIRAVTSEDAMTADWARLPYDLIERVSQRIVAELPQVNRVVLDVTSKPPGTIEWE; encoded by the coding sequence GTGGCGGCACCGCCGGCCGAGGCATCGCCCGGCGAGCTCGTAGTGGTGCTCGACTTCGGCGGCCAGTATTCGCAGCTCATCGCGCGCCGCGTGCGGGAGCTCGGCGTGTTCTGCGAGTTGCTGCCGTTCGACACCCCGATCGAGGAGGTCCTGGCACGACGGCCGTTGGGGCTGATCCTCTCCGGTGGCCCGGCCTCTGTTTACGAACCGGGAGCGCCGCCGCTGCCCGACGGTCTTTTGTCGAGCGGGCTACCGGTGCTCGGCATCTGTTACGGCATGCAGGCGATGGCGCGAGCCCTCGGCGGCCGCGTCGAGCCGGCGCCGGTCGGCGAGTTCGGCCGCACCCCGCTTGAGGTGCGGGAGTCCGGAGAGCTCTTGGCAGGGCTGCCCACCGTCCAGACCTGTTGGATGAGCCACCGCGACGCAGTGTTCGAGCCGCCGCCAGGCTTCCGCGCGCTGGCCGCATCGCCGGCTTCGCCGGTGGCCGCTTTCGAAAGCACCCAGCGACGGCTCTACGGGATTCAGTTTCACCCCGAGGTCACCCACACCCCCCACGGTCGTGACGTGCTCGAACGGTTCCTGCGCCGCATCTGCGGAGCCCGCTCGAACTGGACGCCGGGATCGCTGGTCGCAAAGCAGATCGAGAGGATCCGTGAGCGCGTCGGCAACGAGCGCGTGATCTGCGCCCTCTCGGGCGGGGTCGACAGCTCCGTCGCCGCGCTGATCGTGCATCGCGCGGTGGGCGATGCGCTGACCTGCGTGTTCGTCGATCACGGCCTCCTGCGCAAGAACGAGCGCGAGCAGGTGGTGGCAGCCTTTCGCGACCGCTTCCAGGTGCCGTTGGTCGCCGTCGATGCCCGCGCTCGCTTCCTCGCTCGGCTGCGCGGCGTGGTCGATCCCGAACGGAAGCGCAAGATCATCGGCGAGGAGTTCATCCGCGTCTTCGAGGAGCAGGCGCGGGAGCTCGGTGAGCCCCGTTTCCTGGTGCAGGGCACGCTCTATTCGGACGTGATCGAGTCGGGCGGCGCTAAGGGCGCAGCGACAATCAAGTCGCACCACAACGTTGGCGGTCTGCCCGAGGATCTGCACTTCGAGTTGATCGAGCCGCTGCGCGACCTCTTCAAGGATGAGGTCCGACAGGTCGGGCTCGAGCTGGGGCTGCCCGAGCGTCTGGTCTGGCGGCAGCCGTTCCCGGGGCCAGGGCTCGCGATCCGCATCGTCGGTGGCGAGGTCACCGAGGAGCGACTCGAGGTGCTGCGGGAAGCGGACGCGATCCTTCAAGACGAGATTCGCGCCGCCGGCCTGTACCGCGAACTGTGGCAGTCCTTCTGTGTGCTTCCCGCCGACCTCCGGACGGTAGGCGTGCAGGGTGACGGTCGCACCTACGGCTACGTGATCGTGATTCGGGCGGTCACCTCCGAGGACGCGATGACGGCGGACTGGGCGCGTCTGCCGTACGACCTGATCGAGCGGGTTTCGCAGCGGATCGTTGCCGAGTTGCCGCAGGTCAACCGCGTCGTGCTCGATGTCACGTCGAAGCCCCCGGGTACGATCGAGTGGGAATAG
- a CDS encoding 1-phosphofructokinase family hexose kinase produces MIITVTLNAAIDRTLAVPSFTLGRRHRAVEQTTMAGGKGVNVARALKLLGQPVIATGFAGGATGTRIIEHLTEQSILNDFVRIREESRTSTAVVDPTTGQQTEINERGPRVSEQELELFVDKLLYLAKGAELCVFAGSLPRGISDDLYARLVGELQTLGVMTVLDAEGEPLRLGVRAQPDLVTPNEPEAEELVGHEFVDEADRLRALREILALGARQAIITLPDGCVALLEGAGGQRELWRATLEPLEPVSAVGSGDAFLAGYLAALYQGEGPAERLAFAVACGAESTQHFGAGTLDPKAARRLVGAVSVERLEHGAPLAGLTEPQ; encoded by the coding sequence ATGATCATCACCGTCACGCTCAACGCCGCTATCGACCGGACGCTCGCCGTGCCGAGCTTCACGCTCGGGCGCCGCCACCGCGCCGTCGAACAAACGACGATGGCGGGCGGTAAGGGTGTCAACGTTGCGCGGGCGCTGAAACTGCTCGGCCAACCGGTGATCGCAACCGGCTTCGCCGGCGGGGCGACGGGCACCCGCATCATCGAGCACCTCACCGAGCAATCGATCCTCAACGACTTCGTTCGCATCCGCGAGGAGTCGCGCACCTCGACAGCGGTCGTCGACCCCACCACCGGGCAGCAGACGGAGATCAACGAGCGCGGTCCCCGGGTGAGCGAACAGGAGCTCGAGCTGTTCGTCGACAAACTCCTGTACCTGGCGAAAGGAGCCGAGCTCTGTGTCTTCGCCGGCAGCCTGCCGCGCGGGATCAGCGACGACCTCTACGCGCGGCTCGTCGGCGAGCTCCAAACGCTCGGTGTGATGACGGTGCTCGACGCCGAGGGCGAACCGTTGCGTCTCGGTGTGCGTGCGCAACCGGACCTCGTGACACCGAATGAGCCCGAGGCCGAGGAGCTGGTCGGCCACGAGTTCGTCGACGAGGCCGACCGCCTGCGGGCGCTCCGGGAAATCCTGGCTTTGGGGGCCCGCCAAGCGATCATCACCTTGCCCGACGGTTGCGTCGCCCTGTTGGAGGGCGCCGGCGGGCAACGGGAGCTGTGGCGGGCGACGCTTGAGCCGCTCGAACCGGTGTCCGCGGTGGGATCCGGCGATGCCTTCCTGGCCGGCTATCTGGCGGCCCTCTACCAGGGTGAGGGACCGGCCGAGCGCCTCGCTTTCGCGGTGGCCTGCGGCGCCGAGTCGACCCAGCACTTTGGAGCCGGTACGCTCGATCCGAAGGCCGCACGGCGGCTTGTAGGTGCGGTTAGCGTTGAGCGCCTCGAACACGGTGCGCCGCTGGCGGGACTCACCGAGCCGCAGTGA